GCGCCAATTGAGGGCCAGCTCCGGACCTTGTTGGCGCAACACCTTGTCGAGGTTTAATGCCAGTCAATGAGCCTTATGGTTCATTGACCCGCCCGGGCACAAACTGACTGTACAAGCCGTTATTATCGTACACCGCGACTTCAAACTCGTAGCTGCCATACAGGTCACCGACGTATTTGGATAACGCGTAACCATCCTCGACCAATACGTAGGTGTAATCGGTGGCGCCTTCCTCACGATAACGGATTTCATACCCGCCCAACTCCGAGACATCGATAGGATCTCCGTTTTCCCGCGTCGCAGGCGCATCCCAATTGACGGTAACGGGTCCGGCGACAGACACAGGCCCTTCAGGCGCCGGGCTGGGAGTCGGCTCGGGTGTAGGCGTCGGTTCCGGCGTGGGAGTCGGCTCCGGCGTGGGAGTCGGTTCCGGCGTGGGAGTCGGTTCCGGCGTGGGAGTCGGTTCCGGCGTGGGAGTCGGCTCCGGTGTGGGAGTTGGTTCCGGTGTAGGCGTCGGCTCGGGTGTTGGCACAGGCGCAGGTGTTGGCGTGGGTTCCGGGGTCGGCGCCGGTGGTAACCCCACGGGTGGTGGTGTGGGTGTCACGGTAGGCGCTGGAGTCGGCGTTGGCTCCGGCGTAGGCGCCGGGCTCGGTGCAGGCGCTGGAGTCGGCACCGGGCTGGGTGTAGGTTCCGGTGTCGGCGTGGGCGAGATGCCCGGTTTAGGCGGCGCAATGGGCGACTCTATTGCGCCCTTGCCGCCCTCACCACTACCACCACCGCCACCACAGGCCGTGTTCATCAAGGGCGACGCCAGCACCATCACCATGGCGGCTTTGCGCAGAACAATCTGCCAATTAAGGTTGCGTCGCAGTTGCCAGCGGCTGACATAGCCCATATCAACCAGAATGGCACCCAATGCGGTGGATGCATCTTCTGCACCGGCGGCCCGACGACGCACCTGCTCCGCGATGGCATAGCGTAACTGTTGGCGATCAATTATGCCCTTTTCGAGCAGCAAGTCGCCTAATCGGGTTCCCTGTGCACCGTAGACCACAACGCTTACCTCAATACGTTTAGAGAGACCTTCAGTGTAGTGGTTTTCATCGTCCGTCCGACTATCAGTTACTTATTTAAAACGCCCAAAACCTGCAACCTCTGGCATAAGCAGCAAATCAGAATCACATTTTCAGTATTTAGTACCAAATAGCCCCTGAGGGATAATGGGCACAAGTCATTAACAAACAGAAAAGTGGCACGTAGAATAGGTACCCCGCAATAAGTGACTCCCCCATGCTCAGTTACCGCCATGCCTTTCACGCCGGCAATTATGCCGATGTGATAAAACACGCCACACTGGTTGCGCTTATCGACTATCTGGCGCTTAAGGATAAGCCCTTCGTTTACTACGAAACGCACGCGGGTGCGGGCAACTATGACCTGGCCTCGGCAGAGGCCACTAAAACCGGCGAATACCAGCAGGGTTTCGCCAGCCTGGCACGCGCCAGCGGATTGCCCGACTGCCTGCAACGCTATGTATCGCTCATCGATACCTGCCAACAAAGCAACCCGGGTCATTACCCCGGCTCACCGCGGATTGCCAGCCTGCTGGCCCGCCAGCAAGACCAGCTCAGATTGTGCGAATTGCACAGCGCCGACAGCCAAAAGCTGGCGTCGCTTTTTTCCCGGGATAAGCGTGTGCAATGCTTCGCACACGATGGC
This region of Simiduia agarivorans SA1 = DSM 21679 genomic DNA includes:
- a CDS encoding fibronectin type III domain-containing protein; the protein is MVYGAQGTRLGDLLLEKGIIDRQQLRYAIAEQVRRRAAGAEDASTALGAILVDMGYVSRWQLRRNLNWQIVLRKAAMVMVLASPLMNTACGGGGGSGEGGKGAIESPIAPPKPGISPTPTPEPTPSPVPTPAPAPSPAPTPEPTPTPAPTVTPTPPPVGLPPAPTPEPTPTPAPVPTPEPTPTPEPTPTPEPTPTPEPTPTPEPTPTPEPTPTPEPTPTPEPTPTPEPTPSPAPEGPVSVAGPVTVNWDAPATRENGDPIDVSELGGYEIRYREEGATDYTYVLVEDGYALSKYVGDLYGSYEFEVAVYDNNGLYSQFVPGRVNEP
- a CDS encoding 23S rRNA (adenine(2030)-N(6))-methyltransferase RlmJ, giving the protein MLSYRHAFHAGNYADVIKHATLVALIDYLALKDKPFVYYETHAGAGNYDLASAEATKTGEYQQGFASLARASGLPDCLQRYVSLIDTCQQSNPGHYPGSPRIASLLARQQDQLRLCELHSADSQKLASLFSRDKRVQCFAHDGYEKIISLLPPACRRGLVMIDPSYEVKTEYLLLVRQLEKMVRRFATGIYAIWYPVVDERRTEDMLDAIANTGIKNIQRFELGLTRDHQQPGMTATGMLIINPPWTLKDTLGESLRWLSTQVYTGGYWRADQWVDE